Within Campylobacteraceae bacterium, the genomic segment ATTCCTCCAAAAAGAATTCCTGCTGCATTTAAGTGAGGATACATAACCATGCGATGAGAAGTATATTCCAAGTTAAACCTTTATATTTAATTTTTTCTTTATACTGTAATTTGTTTAAAAAAACAACTCATAGTTTTTAAGTGTACTTCTAAAAGAATCAAATTCTTTTTGTTTTAAGCCTTTTTGTTTTAAAGCAATTTTTACAATTTCTTTATTATATGCAAAAGCATCTTCATCATTAATATATCTTTGCACATCTGTCCATTTACATTCTAGTATTTCGTTTGTATCTTGAATATTAATTTCACTTGACAGTGCTTTTGCTATGCACAAAATATATAAATTGCTTTGATTAAATTGATGTGGAAAAAAATGTCCCAAAGAAACAATACTCTCAAACACTACATCTATTCCTGTTTCTTCTTTTACTTCTCGTTTAACAGCAGAAGTAATTAATTCTCCATCATCAATATGCCCTCCTGGTAATTTAAAACCAATATTGGAGTATTTTTCTTTAACCAATAATACTTCATTCTTCTCATTAAAAACGACAACTCCCACACCTAAAGTATGATTTGAAGCCGTTGGAATAATGGAATTTTTTATAAGCTCTTTTACCAATAAGAGTTTTTTCTCTTCACAGGTATGAAAAGTAAAACCCATCTTTGTTAAAATAGGAATATAAGAAGCTTGTTCTATGTCTAAAGGAACCCATAAGAGTTTTCTTTTTTCTTTTCTTAACGTTAGAATCAACTCTTCTATATTTTCTTTAAAATCTTTTGTATCCAAAAATACTTTTTTATTATCAAGCGTGAAACCATTGTATTTATCTTCTTTTAAAAAGAATGTTTTATATTGAAGTGCATCATTTTTCATTTAAATCCTTCAAGTATTCATACAAATATAAATCTTGTTTTAGTTCTTTTAATGTTTTTAGCTCTAAACCTTCTTCAATCCAAGAAAGAACATTCTTATCAATTTTAATAGGCTCTAGAAGTTTATCTTTTTGCTCTTCCGTGATTTTTTGATGTTGCTTCAATAATTTCAGATGAGATAAAATAGAAACAAGACCTAAGTCTCTTATTTGAGATACTTCTTCTAAACTTTTATTGTCTTCTAATAAAACTAGGGTTTCTAAATAGGTTTTTGTTAATTTTTTAAGCTCTACTCTGTCTTTTAATTTATCTTCGAATTCTTCTTTAATACTTACACATAAATTTAAAAACACTTCACCGTATTTATCATATTTAACCTGTCCAATACCATTAATATCCAACATTTCATCTTGTGTGCTTGGTAATTTTGAACAAAGTTCTTTTAAAGTTTTATCTCCAAAAATCACATAAGCAGGGACTTCTTTTTCATTGGATAACTCACGTCTTAAACTTCTAAATTTCTCAAATAACTCTTCATCAAAAGTAAGTTCTTCCTCTACAAGTTCTTCTTGAACACTTTGTCCCATTTTATCAGAATCAATAAAAACTTTGCTCTTTGATTTTAAAATCTCAAAAGCAGCACTTGAGAGTTTAAGCACTCGATACTCACCTAAAGAAATAACATCAGAATCAATTAACTTATCCGCAATAGCAATCCATTCATTCTTATTTTTATGCTCCCCAATTCCATAAACAGTGAGTTTATCGTGATTCATATCTAAAAGTTTTTGATTTTTTGAAGCCCTTAAAATATCAATAATATGATTTAAACCAAAACGTTGTTCTGCTCTGTAAATACAAGAAAGTAATTTTTGTGCATCAAGAGTAATATCTATTTGTTCCACTTCTTCTTTGGTACAATTATCACATGATGTTAAACAGTGATCAATCTTATCATCAAAATAAGAAGCAATAATAGTATGGCGACAATTATTTGAAATACAATACCTATACATTTTCTCTAATTTATCTAAAGCAGTACTTTTATAGGCATTATCTAAACCATCATTTATTTGTATTTTTCTCTTGATCTCATCACTTTTAGAATACAATAAATACACATAAGACAAATCTCCATCACGCCCTGCACGCCCTATTTCTTGGTAATAGTTCTCTAAGGTTTTAGGCATAGAAGTATGAATAACAAAACGAATATTGGATTTGTCAATTCCCATCCCAAATGCAATGGTTGCAACTACAATATCAATTTTTTCATAAACAAAATCATCAAAAACTTCATTTTTAATCTCAGCACTTAATCCGGCGTGATAAGCTTTTGCTTTATACCCCTGTTCATTTAAATATTTAGCAGTAGATTCTGTTTCTTTTCTTGTAAAGGTATAAATAATTCCACACATTCCTTTATGCGATTTTAAAAAAGATAAAATTTGATTTTTTCCATTAGAAGCTCGAGGTTTACAGGAAATAATTAAATTATCTCTTTTTGTTTTGGCTCTGAATTCTTTTGCATTGTTTAAACGCAAAGATGTTTTCATATCTTCTTGTACTTTATACGTAGCCGTTGCTGTAAATGCAGCAATAGAAGTATCAGGGAAAAATTGTTTTAATCTGTCTAAGTTTCTATACTCAGCTCTAAATTCATGCCCCCAAGCAGATACACAATGGGCTTCATCTATTACAAAATAATTAATATTTACTCTTTGTAAAACTCCGACAAAATCATTCGAAGTAAAACGCTCAGGTGCAACATAAACAAATTTTAATTCATTTTTTAACAAAGCTTGTAATATTTCATTGTTTTCATTAGGAGTTTGAAGAGAGTTAATCATTGAAGCTTTTATATTTAGATCTTTTAAGGCTCTAACTTGATCTTGCATTAAAGCAATCAAAGGAGAAATTACAACAGTAACTCCTTGCATTAATAAAGCAGGCAATTGATAACAAAGTGATTTTCCACCACCTGTAGGAAGAATAGTAAGGACATCCTCTTTTGCAATAATAGCATCAACCACTTCTTCTTGAAAAGAGCGAAAATTTTCGTGGCCAAAGGTATTTTTTAATATTTCATATTTATTTATCATAAGAGATATTAACATAATTTGTATTTAATATA encodes:
- a CDS encoding NUDIX domain-containing protein; this encodes MKNDALQYKTFFLKEDKYNGFTLDNKKVFLDTKDFKENIEELILTLRKEKRKLLWVPLDIEQASYIPILTKMGFTFHTCEEKKLLLVKELIKNSIIPTASNHTLGVGVVVFNEKNEVLLVKEKYSNIGFKLPGGHIDDGELITSAVKREVKEETGIDVVFESIVSLGHFFPHQFNQSNLYILCIAKALSSEINIQDTNEILECKWTDVQRYINDEDAFAYNKEIVKIALKQKGLKQKEFDSFRSTLKNYELFF
- the recQ gene encoding DNA helicase RecQ, producing MINKYEILKNTFGHENFRSFQEEVVDAIIAKEDVLTILPTGGGKSLCYQLPALLMQGVTVVISPLIALMQDQVRALKDLNIKASMINSLQTPNENNEILQALLKNELKFVYVAPERFTSNDFVGVLQRVNINYFVIDEAHCVSAWGHEFRAEYRNLDRLKQFFPDTSIAAFTATATYKVQEDMKTSLRLNNAKEFRAKTKRDNLIISCKPRASNGKNQILSFLKSHKGMCGIIYTFTRKETESTAKYLNEQGYKAKAYHAGLSAEIKNEVFDDFVYEKIDIVVATIAFGMGIDKSNIRFVIHTSMPKTLENYYQEIGRAGRDGDLSYVYLLYSKSDEIKRKIQINDGLDNAYKSTALDKLEKMYRYCISNNCRHTIIASYFDDKIDHCLTSCDNCTKEEVEQIDITLDAQKLLSCIYRAEQRFGLNHIIDILRASKNQKLLDMNHDKLTVYGIGEHKNKNEWIAIADKLIDSDVISLGEYRVLKLSSAAFEILKSKSKVFIDSDKMGQSVQEELVEEELTFDEELFEKFRSLRRELSNEKEVPAYVIFGDKTLKELCSKLPSTQDEMLDINGIGQVKYDKYGEVFLNLCVSIKEEFEDKLKDRVELKKLTKTYLETLVLLEDNKSLEEVSQIRDLGLVSILSHLKLLKQHQKITEEQKDKLLEPIKIDKNVLSWIEEGLELKTLKELKQDLYLYEYLKDLNEK